A genomic segment from Salvia splendens isolate huo1 chromosome 13, SspV2, whole genome shotgun sequence encodes:
- the LOC121759943 gene encoding uncharacterized protein LOC121759943 gives MASIGIPTAGKLTTGRPSLHPANKPNQNFTTIRTKKFKPPRQFTSASIGPTLPPAHHGSEESIDSGTRGGDPPLAKIDSWVQDSVPDIVKNLKQAPLLVQIYSGLDGGVRIETEKAVAEEWPAAREGWRSGESKSPDGLIFVEELERESESGEESESELGVTKAWGIVVQGKGAECGPACYLLKTDRVCAGVGLGFCTHFCLMKVNNFRDSALDQFKDSWLLQ, from the coding sequence ATGGCGTCGATCGGGATCCCCACCGCCGGAAAATTAACGACCGGCCGCCCCTCTCTTCATCCCGCAAACAAACCAAATCAAAATTTCACCACAATCCGAACGAAGAAATTCAAACCCCCACGGCAATTCACCTCCGCATCGATCGGGCCAACACTTCCCCCAGCTCATCACGGAAGCGAGGAATCGATCGATTCGGGCACCAGAGGCGGCGATCCTCCTCTGGCGAAAATCGATTCGTGGGTGCAGGATTCGGTGCCAGACATTGTTAAGAACCTAAAGCAGGCGCCGCTGCTGGTGCAAATTTATTCCGGATTGGACGGCGGGGTGAGGATTGAGACGGAGAAGGCCGTGGCGGAGGAATGGCCGGCGGCGAGAGAGGGGTGGCGGAGCGGGGAATCGAAGTCGCCGGATGGATTGATCTTCGTGGAggagttagagagagagagtgaatcgGGGGAGGAATCGGAATCGGAATTGGGGGTGACGAAGGCTTGGGGGATTGTGGTGCAGGGAAAGGGGGCAGAGTGTGGGCCGGCGTGCTATTTGCTGAAGACGGATCGGGTGTGTGCGGGTGTAGGGTTAGGGTTCTGTACCCACTTCTGCTTGATGAAGGTGAATAATTTTAGGGATTCTGCGCTGGATCAGTTCAAGGATTCTTGGCTGCTGCAGTGA